The following nucleotide sequence is from Tardiphaga alba.
AGCATGCCGGCCATCAAGGCGGTGATGCCTTCGAGCAGCAGCAGGTAGCCGAAATAATGCGGCCGCACGACTGTCGAGCCGTCGAAGGCATCGATCATGATCACGACACCGAGCGCAGACCAGATCGCGCCGATGGCAAGCAAGGCACGCCACCGTCGCTGCACCACTTCGGCGCCGAGCAGGAGGAGCAGGAGTCGGATCATCGGGAGGTCTCGGGCTACATCTCTAAGTCCGAAGCTATCCGCCAGATGTTTAACTTTTCCATGTAACGGATACCGCGATTTTGCAGGGCGGACAGCCGATCGATGATATCTACGGGTTCCAATCTTTGGTCGCGTGCGGCGGTGATTGCCGCTGCCATGATCTTTGGCCTGACCTACAGTCTCAGCGCAGCGCTGCTCGCGCTCGATCTGTCCGAGCGTGGCCATTCGGATGCGTTCATCGGCGCCAATGCGGCCATGCATGCGGTCGGCGTGCTGGCGATGGCCTTTGCGCTGCCGCGCATGGTCGGAGGCATCGGAGCGCGGCGCATGGTGCTGGTCGCACTGGTGATTGCGGCCGTTGTGCTGGTGCTGTTTCCGGCGATGCCGTCGATCTGGCTGTGGTTTCCGCTGCGTATCGTGCTCGGCGCGGCGTCGGAGACGTTGTTCGTGATGTCGGAGACCTGGCTCAACAGTCTCAGCACCGATCAGACGCGCGCACGCGCCATGGCCGCATACACCGCCGCGCTCTCGCTCGGCTTCGCGCTGGGGCCGTTGCTGCTGTCGCTGATCGGGACGGATGGTGCGACGGCCTATTGGGTCGGCGCGGCATTCGCCTTGGCGGCTGCGGTGTGTCTTGCGATGCCGGGGATCCGCCAGCCGACATTCGACAAAGGCGGCCACGGCAATCCGCTCGACTTCGTGATGCTGGCGCCTATCGCGATGGCGGCTACCGTGCTGCATGCATCGGTGGAGAGCAGTGGGCTATCCTTCCTCGCGCTCTACGCGCAGTCGCTTGGCTGGAAAGAGGGCGATGCAACGCAATTGATGTCCTGCATGATGGTCGGCGCCATCGTACTGCAATTGCCGATCGGCTGGCTCGGCGACAAGATGGATCGCCGCAAGCTGATCATCGCGCTGGCTGCGATCGCGGTGGTCGGGGCGCTGGTCTGGCCGTTGGCATTGCGCTCGCCATGGACCACCTATCCGCTGCTGTTCGTGTGGGGCGGTGTGTTCGTGGGGATCTATACGATCATGCTGACCATCGTCGGCAGTCGCTTCACGGGCAGTTCGCTGGTCGGCATCTATGCGGCGATGGGGCTGATGTGGGGCGTCGGCGCGTTGATCGGGCCGGTCGGCGCGGGTGCGGCAATGCAGTGGATCAGCCACGGATTGCCGCTATTCGTTGCCTTCGCCTGCGGATGCTTCCTGTTGGCGGCGCTGTGGCAGACAATGCGTGGCAGCGGCGAGGCTACGTAGCGGTTTTCGCGGCCTTGCGCAGCTCCGCGAGGGCATTCGCCATCGCGACGAAGCCTGAAACGGGCACGGTCTCGGCGCGTCGTGTGCCGTCGATACCTGCGGCGGCTGCGAGCTTCTCCGGGTCAACGCCGAGCGGCTTCAGACTCTGTCGCAGCATCTTGCGGCGCTGGTTGAATGCGGCCCCGGCCACTTGTTCGAGCAGGCGGCGTTCGCATGCGTCCGGATTTGGGCGCGGCTTGAGGCGCACGACCGATGACGTCACTTTCGGCGGCGGCGTGAAGGCGGCCGGCGAGATGTCGAACAGAATCTTGGTTTCCGCACGCCAGTTGGCGAGCACGCCGAGCCGGCCATAGGCTTCGTCGTCACCAACAGCGACGATGCGCTCTGCCACCTCGCGCTGGAACATCAGCACCATCATGTCGTACCAGGGCGGCCACGGCTCGGTGCAAAGCCAGTCGATGAGCAGCTGCGTGCCGATATTGTAGGGCAGGTTGGCGACGATGCGCGCCGGTCCGCCATCGAGCATCGGGCGCGGATCGAAGGTCTGTGCATCGCCGAGCACGATCTCGAGCCGGCCCGGATAATGTGCTGCGATTTCCTGCAGCGGGCCGAGGGCGCGTTCGTCACGCTCGACTGCGATCACGCGTGCCGCGCCTGTGGCAAGCAATGCGCGGGTGAGACCGCCGGGACCGGGGCCGATCTCGACCACTGTGACGCCCTCAAGCGGGCCTGCCGCGCGGGCAATACGTGCCGTGAGATTCAGATCAAGCAGAAAATTCTGGCCGAGCGATTTCCGCGCCTGCAGGTCATGGCGCTTGATGACCTCGCGGAGCGGCGGAAGATCGTCGATCCCGCTCATGTGGCGGCGTCGGCCATGCGCGCTGCAAGTTTCAGCGCAGCGATTAGGCTGGACGGATTGGCCTTGCCGGTACCTGCGATGTCGAACGCCGTGCCATGATCCGGCGAGGTGCGGATGAAGGGCAGGCCGAGCGTGACATTGACGCCTTCATCGAAAGCGATGGTCTTGATCGGGATTAGCGCCTGATCGTGATACATGCAGATGGCGCAGTCATACGTCGCACGTGCAGCCGGGTGGAACATCGTATCGGCGGGCAGTGGACCGCGGGCATCGATGCCTTCGTTCTGCAAAACGGTGACAGCGTGTTGGATGAAAGCCAGTTCCTCGTCACCCATGCTGCCATCTTCGCCGGCATGCGGATTGAGGCCGGCAATCGCGAGGCGCGGACGCTGGATGCCAAAGCGCGCTTTCATGTCGTTGACCACGATGCGTGCGGTGGCCGTAATCAGCGGGCCGTTGAGCTGGTCGATGGCGTCGCGCAGCGAGACATGGATCGTCACCGGCACCACGGCCAGTTCAGGCGACCACAGCATCATTACCGGGAGCGGCACCTTGCCGTCTTTGGCCGCGAGCTCGGCGAGAAACTCGGTGTGTCCGGGATGTTGGAAGCCGGCGCGATAGAGCACGCTCTTGGCGATCGGATTGGTAACGACGGCGCCGGCATGGCCGGATTCCACATCGGCCACGGCTTGGCGGATGGAGGCAATCGCCGCGGGTGCACTGGAGGCGTCGGGACGGCGCGCCTGGGCCGTCACGGCATGGCCTGTGGAGACCACGGGCAGGGCGTCTGTGAAGATGCTGATCGCCGTCGCGGGTGTTGCATCGGCTAGCGCGATGTCATGGCCAAGCGCCTGCGCGCGGGCAGCCATGAAGTCGCGGTCGCCAAGCAGGTAGAACGGCGGCAGATCGAGTTCGCGTCGCTTCAGCCAAGCGGCGATGGCGATGTCCGGGCCGATGCCAGCGGGTTCGCCGAGGGTCAGTGCGAGAGGTGTGGTCATGCTGCCGCTTTCAGTCAGCCGCGGCCGCAGCCGGATTGATGATTACCGATATTCGATCATCGCTGCCTTGCGGACGTCCGCAAGATACGACTTCGACTTGGCATCGAATTTCTCGGCAAACATCTTCTCGCGAACCTCGCGCTTCTTCGGCGTATCGACCTTGGTCGGCTTGCGCGAGCATAGCGCAACCATCTCGATGCCCTGCGCGGTGACTTCCGGCGAGGTGAGGTGGCCGATAGGCGTCTTGTCGAGCATGTCGCGCAGATTCGGCGGCAGGTCGGCGGAGCTTTTCACCACAATGCCTTTGACGGTGGCGTTCTGGGTCGACTTGAAGGTGCGGATCGCGTCGTCGCAGCTCTGGATGCGCTCACGCAGCGCCATCGCTTCCTTGTGGCGTGCTTCCGCAAGGCCACCGCCCGCGCCGCGCGGGACGATCAGCACGAGCGGACGCATCTGGTATTCGAACGCCTCTGCCGTCGCATCGCCGCCCTGTCCCTGGACCGCTGCTTCGACTTCCTTTTCTCCGACCTGCAGGCTCTGCTTGAAACGGCCGCGCACGATCGCGTTCCAGACCATGTCGGCTTTGAGACGGCTCTTCAGCGTATTGGGACGGATGCCCTTCGATGCCAAAGACTGCGTCAATTGATCCGGGGTGAGCCGCATGCGCGACGCCATGTTGGCGTATGAGCCATCGACTTCGCTCGGGCCGGGATCGACGCTGAACTTCTTGCCTTCCTTGATCTTGACCTTTTCGTTGATCAAGTCGTCAAGCACGCTTTGTCGGCTATTTTCCTTCGCGCCTGATAGCGCGTTCAGCTTCATGCGCTGTTCGATATCCATATTGGTGATCGGCTCGCCATTGACGATGACGGCAACGGTCTGGGCGTGGGCCGGCGACACCGCCGAGATCAGAACCATCGCAGCAGTTGCCATTGCAGCATGCACAAGGTGACGGGCGTTCATCGCGTTCATCATTCTCCGGAAGAGCTGTTGGCCTGGGCCCGGTATCGAGCCGTTCGCGCATACATCGCGGCCGAAAACGGAAATTTCGCGGCAGCCGGAACCGGTTTGTCCGGCCGTCGCGATCAAGTGATCAATAGACGCCGTTCGTGCCGGTGCCGGCTTGTGTACCGCCAAGGGTACGCAGGCCGATCTGGAACATCACCGTATGGCTCAGCACAGGTGGCGTCGAGAGATTGGCGACGTAGCTGTAGGAGGTGACGTAGTTCAGCGCGAGGATGAAACAGTCGTCCACATAGCCAGCGCCGACCATGTACTGATCGAGCTTGTTGGCTTCCAGGTTCCAGCGCGCACCGCCGGTGACAACCCAGTTGTTTGCAATCTTGACCGAACCCGTGCCGAGCAGGCCTTCGCGGCGCGTCAGATAGCCGAGTTCCGCCTGCGGCGCATAGTTGCCATAGAGCATACTGACCGACCAGCGGTCGAACGAGGCGCGGCCTTCGGCCTCGAAGCGATTGACGTTACCAGTGGCTTCGTCGATGCGGGCGCGGGTCGAGAACGAATAGGTGCGGTTCGGTGCATAGGTGACGCTGGCGACATAATCGGAGCGTGGATTCTGCAGTCCGGAGGCGACGCCGGTATTTGTCAGATCGGCGACGGCGAACGAGTTCATACCGAACAGCTGATAGGATTGACCGAGCAGCACCTTGACCGAGCCGCCCTGGTCGAACTGGGTGGTTGCCTGCACGCCCACATTGGCACGGCCGCCGCCTTCAACACGGTCATAACCCGAGAACTTGTTCACGTTGAACAGGTTGCTGGTGTCGAAATTCATGCTCTGCGCGTCTTCGTTCGGAAGACGGCCGGCATAGCTTTCGTTCGGACGGATGATGACCTGCGCGATCGGCTCGACAATCGTGCTGCCCCAGGGCTGCACATTGATGAACGGATAGCGATATTCGAGGCCAACAGTCGGCATGACGCGCAGGGCCTGCGTGTCGCCGACCGGCAGGTAGTTCGAGACACCCGGCTGGTTCGAGATCGAGGCATCGATCGCGTCAACGCGAACACTGGCGAATGGCGTGAAGATCTGACCCAGTTCGTCCGTGAACGACCGGCGCCACTGCGCTTCTGCGGAGAAACGGGTGTATGTGCCTGGAATCCCGCGCAACAGACAATTGGCGGGCAGGCGCGCGCCTGGATCTGCAGACGTCGGGGTGCAGAGGCTCAAACCGTCGAGCCCGACATTCGTATTGATGCGATCAAACGCCGCTTCTTGGCGTGACAGGCTCGTAAAGTTGAATTTGTAGCTGAACTCGCCGCCCAGAATGTTCTGCTGCAGGACGTTGTTGTAGTCCATCACCGGATGGATGATGGGAACCTGGCGCTGGTTACCCGAGAAGCTCAGATAGTGCATCGTGCGCAGATCGAAGAAGCTGCGCTTGCCGACACCCGTCAAATAGAGCTGCGACACCGCTTCGGTCTGCAGGCTCAGGAACGACTGATAGGGATCCCGGTACATCGCAAGGCGGTAGTCATACAGGAAGTTGTAGTCGCTGAGTGCGACCGCATCCCAACCCCAGACCCACTTGTCGTTGATCGCGAACTGGCCCTTGGTTTCGACGCCGCCGCGCCAATCCTTCTCGCCAACCTGACCTGCATAGGCGCTCGGGTCCTGCTGGTTGATGCCATAGGCCCGGATCTGATAGGCGCCATCCATCAGACGTTGGCGGAATTCACCCTGGACCAGCAGACCCTGCCGCGTGGTGTAACGCGGCGAGATCGTCGCATCGTAATCCGGTGCGATCGCCCAGTAGAACGGCGTTTCGATGCCGTAGCCGAAATTCGAATTCTGCGAGAAGCCCGGCATCAGGAAGCCGGTCTTGCGCTTCACCGTCGGATCGGGCGTCGAGAAATAAGGCATGTAAGCGAGGGGCACGCCGAAGAACTCGACGCGCGCATCCTCGAAATACATCATCTTTTCGGTCTGGTCGTGGATGATGCGAGCACCCTTGACCTGCCACAGCGGTGGCTTCTTCGGATCGTCCTTACAGGCCGCGCAGGCCGTGTAGACGCCGTTCTGGAACACCGTGTAGTTGCCTGCCGTGCGTTCGGCGCGCGTTGCGGCCATACGCGTCGCGTCAGCCGTGTCGACGCGCAGCGAATCCACGAAACCGTCGCGATAGTCGTCGCTCAGGTCCAGCAGGTTGGCATAGGTAATCCTGCCGTCGGCATCCGTCATCCGGACATTGCCTTCGGCATGCAGGCGCTTGGTCTTCTGGTCGTAAACGACCTTGTCCGCTTCGACCGAGGTGCCGTTGTAATACATCTGCACCTTGCCGACGGCGGCAACGCGCGAGTTGTTATAGTCGTAATTCACCTCGGTCGCCTGAACCAGCATCTGGCCGGTTTCGGTCGTCGGGCGGGGCGGAACCGGACGGGTGGCTGGGCGGTTATAGGTGAAACCCTGCGCGTTTGCGGGCGTGCTCAAGTCTGCACCAAAGGTGCAGGCGAGGCCCAGCAAAGCTGCTGCAGCAAACGAATTGGCGACAGGCACACGTCCGCAATCTGCGCAAACCATCATGCGCAGTCTCGAAGCCAGCTTTCGCTTATGGAGGGCGGCAAAAACAGCCACTACCCGTCCTCCTGGTACAGCAAGGCCAAGAAGCCGGTGAGGCCGCCCACACACACAGGCAGCCACGCCGCAGCAATCGGATGCATCAACTCAGCCTTGCTCAAATCTTCCGTAACTTTCGACAGAACGTAGAGCAGAAAGCCTGCTCCGACGCCACTCAAAACCATCTTCTGGACACCGCCCATCCGAAAGAACCTCAGGCTCACGGATGCAGCCAACATGACCATCGCAACCAGCAAAAACGGCTGTGCGATGAGCTTATGGTACTGCAAACGGTACCCCGCAGTCGCGAAACCCGAGCTCTCGGAGGATTTGATATACGAAGGAAGTTGCCAAAATGACACTGTTTCGGGGGTCGAGAAACTATTACGCACCTGGGCCGGGGTGAGGGTGGTGGCCAGATCGAGGGTCTCCTGCTCGACGACGGGCGAATCGAGGGTGTAGCGACGCACCCCCTTGAACACCCAGCGACCGGGTTCGAGCGTGGCCTCCCGGGCCTCCATCCGTTCACTGAACTGGGATTCAGCGTCGAATCTGAACACGGTCAGGCCGGTCAGGCGAAGTCCTTGCTGCTCGCTGCGGGCAGCGTTGATAATGGCTTGTCCTTCGCTGTTGACCTGGTTGATCCAGAAACCCGATGCGTCCTGGACGCCTCCGCCGGGGGCTTCGCCGAACAGTCCGGCTTCCATTCGCTTCGATTCTTCGCGCATGTGAGCCGACACTGGATTGTAGACAACCGTGGCGAGTGCGCCGAGGACGAGGGCGCTGAACAAAGCGGGGCTGATGAATTGCCAGGCGGACACGCCGGCAGCGCGGGCGACCACCAGCTCAAGCCGGCGCGACAACGCCAGATAACAGGTCATGCCGCCGATCAGGATGCAAAACGGCATCAGCTTTTC
It contains:
- the lptG gene encoding LPS export ABC transporter permease LptG: MNMITNTIGRYFAGRFLVAALGVFISIFMLLVLVDYIEMVRRTSGLVNVPPALMVAQTSLYRVPQALEKLMPFCILIGGMTCYLALSRRLELVVARAAGVSAWQFISPALFSALVLGALATVVYNPVSAHMREESKRMEAGLFGEAPGGGVQDASGFWINQVNSEGQAIINAARSEQQGLRLTGLTVFRFDAESQFSERMEAREATLEPGRWVFKGVRRYTLDSPVVEQETLDLATTLTPAQVRNSFSTPETVSFWQLPSYIKSSESSGFATAGYRLQYHKLIAQPFLLVAMVMLAASVSLRFFRMGGVQKMVLSGVGAGFLLYVLSKVTEDLSKAELMHPIAAAWLPVCVGGLTGFLALLYQEDG
- a CDS encoding SurA N-terminal domain-containing protein, with product MATAAMVLISAVSPAHAQTVAVIVNGEPITNMDIEQRMKLNALSGAKENSRQSVLDDLINEKVKIKEGKKFSVDPGPSEVDGSYANMASRMRLTPDQLTQSLASKGIRPNTLKSRLKADMVWNAIVRGRFKQSLQVGEKEVEAAVQGQGGDATAEAFEYQMRPLVLIVPRGAGGGLAEARHKEAMALRERIQSCDDAIRTFKSTQNATVKGIVVKSSADLPPNLRDMLDKTPIGHLTSPEVTAQGIEMVALCSRKPTKVDTPKKREVREKMFAEKFDAKSKSYLADVRKAAMIEYR
- the pdxA gene encoding 4-hydroxythreonine-4-phosphate dehydrogenase PdxA; the encoded protein is MTTPLALTLGEPAGIGPDIAIAAWLKRRELDLPPFYLLGDRDFMAARAQALGHDIALADATPATAISIFTDALPVVSTGHAVTAQARRPDASSAPAAIASIRQAVADVESGHAGAVVTNPIAKSVLYRAGFQHPGHTEFLAELAAKDGKVPLPVMMLWSPELAVVPVTIHVSLRDAIDQLNGPLITATARIVVNDMKARFGIQRPRLAIAGLNPHAGEDGSMGDEELAFIQHAVTVLQNEGIDARGPLPADTMFHPAARATYDCAICMYHDQALIPIKTIAFDEGVNVTLGLPFIRTSPDHGTAFDIAGTGKANPSSLIAALKLAARMADAAT
- a CDS encoding LPS-assembly protein LptD encodes the protein MMVCADCGRVPVANSFAAAALLGLACTFGADLSTPANAQGFTYNRPATRPVPPRPTTETGQMLVQATEVNYDYNNSRVAAVGKVQMYYNGTSVEADKVVYDQKTKRLHAEGNVRMTDADGRITYANLLDLSDDYRDGFVDSLRVDTADATRMAATRAERTAGNYTVFQNGVYTACAACKDDPKKPPLWQVKGARIIHDQTEKMMYFEDARVEFFGVPLAYMPYFSTPDPTVKRKTGFLMPGFSQNSNFGYGIETPFYWAIAPDYDATISPRYTTRQGLLVQGEFRQRLMDGAYQIRAYGINQQDPSAYAGQVGEKDWRGGVETKGQFAINDKWVWGWDAVALSDYNFLYDYRLAMYRDPYQSFLSLQTEAVSQLYLTGVGKRSFFDLRTMHYLSFSGNQRQVPIIHPVMDYNNVLQQNILGGEFSYKFNFTSLSRQEAAFDRINTNVGLDGLSLCTPTSADPGARLPANCLLRGIPGTYTRFSAEAQWRRSFTDELGQIFTPFASVRVDAIDASISNQPGVSNYLPVGDTQALRVMPTVGLEYRYPFINVQPWGSTIVEPIAQVIIRPNESYAGRLPNEDAQSMNFDTSNLFNVNKFSGYDRVEGGGRANVGVQATTQFDQGGSVKVLLGQSYQLFGMNSFAVADLTNTGVASGLQNPRSDYVASVTYAPNRTYSFSTRARIDEATGNVNRFEAEGRASFDRWSVSMLYGNYAPQAELGYLTRREGLLGTGSVKIANNWVVTGGARWNLEANKLDQYMVGAGYVDDCFILALNYVTSYSYVANLSTPPVLSHTVMFQIGLRTLGGTQAGTGTNGVY
- the rsmA gene encoding 16S rRNA (adenine(1518)-N(6)/adenine(1519)-N(6))-dimethyltransferase RsmA; its protein translation is MSGIDDLPPLREVIKRHDLQARKSLGQNFLLDLNLTARIARAAGPLEGVTVVEIGPGPGGLTRALLATGAARVIAVERDERALGPLQEIAAHYPGRLEIVLGDAQTFDPRPMLDGGPARIVANLPYNIGTQLLIDWLCTEPWPPWYDMMVLMFQREVAERIVAVGDDEAYGRLGVLANWRAETKILFDISPAAFTPPPKVTSSVVRLKPRPNPDACERRLLEQVAGAAFNQRRKMLRQSLKPLGVDPEKLAAAAGIDGTRRAETVPVSGFVAMANALAELRKAAKTAT
- a CDS encoding MFS transporter; this translates as MISTGSNLWSRAAVIAAAMIFGLTYSLSAALLALDLSERGHSDAFIGANAAMHAVGVLAMAFALPRMVGGIGARRMVLVALVIAAVVLVLFPAMPSIWLWFPLRIVLGAASETLFVMSETWLNSLSTDQTRARAMAAYTAALSLGFALGPLLLSLIGTDGATAYWVGAAFALAAAVCLAMPGIRQPTFDKGGHGNPLDFVMLAPIAMAATVLHASVESSGLSFLALYAQSLGWKEGDATQLMSCMMVGAIVLQLPIGWLGDKMDRRKLIIALAAIAVVGALVWPLALRSPWTTYPLLFVWGGVFVGIYTIMLTIVGSRFTGSSLVGIYAAMGLMWGVGALIGPVGAGAAMQWISHGLPLFVAFACGCFLLAALWQTMRGSGEAT